One window from the genome of Podospora pseudocomata strain CBS 415.72m chromosome 1 map unlocalized CBS415.72m_1.2, whole genome shotgun sequence encodes:
- a CDS encoding uncharacterized protein (EggNog:ENOG503P335), which produces MLPRSPFKIRKLITQKKAEDGEDIEGSYFNHDDEEMDTLSRIKTWMPPKGLMKRSKPSIDIRRSEDLHNIIGIPPLPDTPQSSTSSLCNYDNGTEHVGSRCSPPRRPTRSPLASPHGSPQRSPQRSPQRSPLLSPQQLDDSPRRRGRSPTCSHSFRDYPQLTPPSSPPQQAEMFPESPSIPADVAAKASNETAPRSVLEAGPLGTPSSQMNTPKLFSKDVMQLLHETEQAFKPQQSFSDAKLTDAQLAKFAKPRQSTPMSPAMARRKSQRRSQGSNSLRSTKSVRSVKSPIKATAKTPPSQTPARLPSTSRPKRAKSKKARRRPVQPARRQSSMWQLTESAKDLFTIRIFHRLEADEMLPESTLREIRMSRAAQWTRSPELGVTHVDKKSTATTPAPIEPLSLDESAAAAEDSVAPRASAANKGSEIKREDCQTSRAAQTLEQAREIEPEHKEPEQKPVEEDGEQRHDSPTAGLEDDEEEGDLPIMIIGDEPVTPTTPVPTQEKPSMHRRLPSKTLPPLPTIPEIIATGPDDANIILSPTSTPLPPGVTTRANTDDYVYLDSTPYTMTHPTFRHGPVRLAKADLPIGKLAAAVDDTLDWTAFQMAILGGAGDFFSEPTDYSKPSDMELDELDEIYNWFTGFGFVSAGGLVTSTERRPSASKESSNRRPSEGRALDAHSVEPRTPGLSPSSNTSSTPNSSPRTVIISGQRSPGIVRIDPPMGDSPSKTGSSAARNSSIASRVLAPPEFHKKHRRSVSSGTFSMGQSFSDKDKNVNGLAIDSAKRPNSTDSMQSLPQSPMMELVLTHDVHGNEVPVPMGYNMSHDARDFLVWHTEHVSL; this is translated from the coding sequence GGAATTCCACCATTACCAGACACGCCACAGTCGTCAACAAGTTCTTTGTGCAATTACGACAATGGCACGGAACATGTGGGCTCACGTTGCTcgcctcctcgccggccGACGCGGAGTCCCCTGGCGAGTCCTCATGGCAGCCCTCAAAGAAGTCCTCAAAGAAGCCCCCAGAGAAGCCCGCTGCTTTCACCTCAGCAATTGGACGATTCGCCGCGACGACGCGGAAGAAGCCCAACATGTTCGCACTCGTTTCGGGACTATCCTCAGTTGACAccgccctcatcaccacctcaacaagCCGAAATGTTTCCCGAATCGCCTTCAATACCGGCCGATGTTGCGGCGAAGGCCAGCAACGAGACGGCCCCCAGGTCAGTCCTCGAAGCCGGGCCATTAGGAACACCGTCATCACAAATGAACACACCGAAGCTGTTTTCCAAGGACGTCATGCAGCTCCTCCATGAGACAGAGCAGGCATTCAAGCCGCAGCAATCGTTCAGCGATGCAAAGCTTACAGACGCTCAATTGGCAAAATTCGCCAAACCGAGGCAATCAACTCCCATGTCGCCAGCAATGGCTCGCAGGAAATCACAGAGGCGGAGTCAAGGATCGAATTCACTGAGGTCGACAAAGTCGGTCAGATCGGTCAAGTCGCCCATCAAGGCAACAGCCAAAACTCCCCCATCGCAGACACCAGCTCGGCTGCCATCTACCTCGCGGCCAAAGCGAGCAAAATCCAAGAAGGCCCGAAGAAGGCCGGTACAGCCAGCGAGACGGCAGTCTTCCATGTGGCAACTGACAGAAAGCGCCAAAGACCTGTTCACAATTCGCATTTTCCACCGCCTCGAGGCCGACGAGATGCTTCCCGAGAGCACGTTGCGAGAAATCAGAATGAGCCGCGCCGCGCAGTGGACGAGATCTCCTGAATTGGGTGTTACACACGTCGACAAGAAGAGCACAGCCACTACCCCGGCTCCCATCGAACCCCTGAGCCTCGACgagtcagcagcagcggccgAGGATTCGGTCGCACCACGTGCATCTGCTGCCAACAAGGGGTCAGAAATCAAGCGGGAAGACTGTCAAACATCCAGAGCGGCCCAGACACTGGAGCAGGCCAGGGAAATCGAACCGGAACACAAGGAACCGGAACAGAAacctgtggaggaggatggcgagcaAAGGCACGATTCGCCCACTGCAGGACtggaagatgacgaggaggagggagaccTGCCGATCATGATTATTGGCGACGAGCCGGTGACGCCAACGACGCCTGTGCCAACGCAGGAGAAACCCTCGATGCATCGCCGACTTCCGAGCAAGACTTTGCCGCCGCTCCCGACGATCCCCGAGATTATTGCAACAGGACCTGATGACGCAAACATCATCCtgtcaccaacctcgacgccgctgccgcccGGAGTGACGACCAGGGCCAACACTGACGACTACGTTTATCTCGACAGCACCCCTTACACCATGACCCACCCAACCTTTAGGCACGGTCCGGTCCGGCTGGCCAAGGCCGACCTCCCGATCGGCAAGCTGGCAGCCGCTGTGGACGACACTCTGGACTGGACAGCCTTTCAGATGGCAATCTTGGGGGGCGCGGGCGACTTCTTCAGCGAGCCAACCGACTACTCCAAGCCCTCGGACATGgagctggacgagctggATGAGATCTACAACTGGTTCACCgggtttgggtttgtttCCGCGGGTGGACTCGTCACGTCTACGGAGCGACGACCAAGCGCATCAAAAGAGAGCAGCAACCGCCGACCCAGCGAGGGCCGCGCACTTGATGCTCATTCCGTCGAGCCTCGAACACCCGGTCTTTCCCCGTCATCAAACACCTCGTCAActcccaacagcagcccccgaaccgtcatcatcagcgGACAGCGCAGTCCCGGGATAGTGAGGATCGACCCCCCCATGGGCGACTCACCCTCCAAGACTGGGTCCAGCGCTGCGAGGAATAGCTCTATCGCCAGTAGAGTCTTGGCCCCGCCAGAGTTTCACAAGAAGCACCGGAGGAGTGTGAGCAGTGGGACGTTTAGCATGGGCCAGTCGTTTTCGGATAAAGACAAGAATGTGAATGGGCTGGCGATTGATTCGGCAAAGAGGCCGAACAGCACGGACAGCATGCAGAGCCTGCCGCAGAGCCCGATGATGGAGTTGGTGCTGACGCACGATGTGCATGGGAACgaggtgccggtgccgatgGGGTACAACATGAGCCATGATGCGAGGGACTTTTTGGTTTGGCATACTGAGCATGTCTCTCTTTGA